One genomic region from Pseudocalidococcus azoricus BACA0444 encodes:
- a CDS encoding EcsC family protein — MTPLLTPYEQKQLRAIQIWLHHHETPFSQALATALHPLEDSLIHSIPAELIEQLHQACDQLTANWQGDWAFLQTYLTKAKTWADLRDGDLETCDRIATDIQNIAQGKAALEAGFTSLLEGLGEIANVGLMILLSLTMIQRMGLAYGFPPDTPARKGCIWGILALSLADSPEERQRLLQRMARSQSDLYQAAVTQLLDKSIEDAAEESTSALLERILVAFAAELGGEAIPVIGTFLGIRASTDLMQSVGETAHRAWQLRWLVYHQKLIPQPAPNLIP, encoded by the coding sequence ATGACACCTCTGCTCACTCCATACGAACAAAAACAACTGCGGGCCATTCAAATCTGGCTCCATCATCACGAAACTCCCTTTTCCCAGGCCCTAGCTACGGCACTACATCCCCTTGAGGACTCACTGATCCATAGCATCCCCGCCGAATTGATCGAACAATTACACCAGGCCTGTGATCAACTCACAGCTAACTGGCAAGGGGATTGGGCCTTCCTGCAAACATACTTGACCAAAGCTAAAACTTGGGCAGACCTCCGTGATGGAGATTTAGAGACCTGTGATCGAATTGCTACAGACATTCAAAACATTGCCCAAGGAAAAGCAGCCCTAGAAGCGGGATTCACGAGTTTGTTAGAGGGCCTGGGGGAAATTGCCAATGTTGGGTTGATGATCTTGCTCAGTTTGACGATGATTCAACGGATGGGGCTGGCCTATGGATTCCCCCCCGATACCCCAGCCCGGAAAGGTTGTATTTGGGGAATTTTAGCCCTTAGCCTGGCTGACTCCCCAGAGGAACGCCAAAGACTCTTACAACGGATGGCCAGATCTCAGTCAGATTTGTACCAAGCGGCTGTCACCCAATTGCTAGACAAATCTATAGAAGATGCGGCCGAAGAATCCACGAGTGCCCTTTTGGAGCGAATTTTAGTCGCCTTTGCGGCAGAGTTAGGGGGGGAAGCAATTCCAGTGATTGGAACATTTTTAGGAATTAGGGCCAGCACAGACTTAATGCAGTCGGTCGGAGAAACGGCTCACCGGGCCTGGCAACTCCGCTGGTTGGTCTATCATCAAAAACTAATCCCCCAGCCGGCCCCGAATTTGATACCATAA
- a CDS encoding photosystem II protein Y → MDWRVLIVLLPVLLAGGWAVKNILPSALKQLQTALNKIK, encoded by the coding sequence ATGGATTGGCGTGTCTTAATTGTCTTGCTGCCGGTTTTACTTGCTGGGGGTTGGGCTGTGAAAAATATCCTCCCCTCTGCCCTCAAGCAACTTCAAACTGCTCTGAATAAAATTAAATAG
- the ruvC gene encoding crossover junction endodeoxyribonuclease RuvC, with translation MPLPRILGLDPGLATIGYGCIQWDDSAELRMIDFGVIQTPAKTELGSRLEMIYCDLTTLIRQTQPTLISIEKLFFYKMGNTIQVAQARGVILLAITQAQVPIVEFSPPQVKQALTGYGRATKQDVQAAVQRELNLEKLPRPDDAADALALALAAGMQL, from the coding sequence TTGCCTCTGCCTCGCATTCTTGGTTTAGACCCTGGCCTGGCCACCATCGGCTATGGCTGTATTCAATGGGATGATTCCGCAGAACTCCGCATGATTGACTTTGGAGTGATTCAAACGCCCGCCAAGACCGAACTAGGTAGCCGTCTTGAAATGATTTACTGCGACTTAACCACCCTTATTCGTCAAACCCAGCCAACCTTAATTTCTATCGAGAAATTATTCTTCTATAAAATGGGGAATACGATCCAAGTCGCCCAGGCCCGGGGCGTGATTTTGCTCGCCATTACCCAGGCCCAGGTTCCGATTGTTGAATTCTCTCCACCCCAAGTAAAACAAGCCCTGACCGGATATGGCAGAGCCACGAAGCAAGATGTCCAAGCCGCCGTCCAACGGGAGTTAAACTTGGAAAAACTTCCCCGTCCCGATGATGCAGCCGATGCGTTGGCGTTGGCCTTGGCGGCTGGAATGCAGTTATAA
- a CDS encoding VOC family protein, whose translation MMIPSFIPHLAWLDAAWDGIFSTQGVMILLLTLYGGAMWVFLSSAPKVYTLMVSDLEQARKFYEEELRLSVADVPLHYYYNYEQTLGVASLDPLYIPSAISYNQNQPPRPSDGLWYQLKKNTQLHIISGANYGEKSRQRHVCFDRECLKQLLKRVQTYHIRYKLRREEPLNFLVKDYTGQVIELAEISPK comes from the coding sequence ATGATGATTCCTAGTTTTATTCCTCACTTGGCCTGGTTAGATGCTGCTTGGGATGGAATTTTTTCCACTCAGGGGGTGATGATTCTCCTCTTAACCCTTTACGGTGGGGCGATGTGGGTATTTCTTTCCAGCGCGCCTAAGGTTTATACCCTGATGGTCTCGGACTTAGAACAGGCCCGCAAGTTTTACGAAGAGGAATTACGTCTATCGGTGGCGGATGTTCCCCTGCACTATTACTACAACTATGAACAAACCCTAGGCGTTGCTTCTCTCGATCCCCTCTACATTCCTTCTGCCATTAGCTACAACCAAAATCAGCCGCCCCGGCCCAGTGATGGCCTGTGGTATCAACTCAAGAAAAATACCCAGTTACACATCATCAGTGGGGCCAACTACGGCGAAAAAAGTCGGCAGCGCCATGTTTGTTTTGATCGGGAATGTCTCAAACAACTCCTGAAGCGAGTCCAGACTTACCACATTCGCTATAAACTCCGGCGGGAAGAACCCCTCAACTTTCTGGTCAAGGACTATACCGGACAGGTGATTGAATTGGCGGAGATTTCCCCGAAGTGA
- the murQ gene encoding N-acetylmuramic acid 6-phosphate etherase — protein MTSDYSLDLSQIQPRGHLLTEQANPASQNLDQLSPLEFVDLFNQEDQKVLAAIAQAREVIAQAITATANRLRQGGRLFYIGAGTSGRLGVLDAAECPPTFCSPPEMVQGILAGGTAALIKSSEALEDRARDGAAAIDEHHIGPRDVVVGITAGGTTPYVQGAITAANTQSALTIFLACVPQSQVSTDAAIDIRLLVGPELLTGSTRLKAGTVTKMVLNMLSTGVMVQLGKVYGNRMVDVSVTNSKLFDRAVRIITDLTGLERESAAELLRKSDQRVKVALLMHWTNLDREATQALLDHHHGQLRPALNAFQVSQS, from the coding sequence GTGACCTCAGACTACTCTTTAGACCTAAGTCAAATTCAACCCCGTGGGCATTTACTCACGGAACAGGCCAATCCTGCCAGCCAAAATTTGGATCAGTTGTCGCCCCTGGAGTTCGTTGACCTCTTTAACCAAGAAGATCAAAAGGTTTTAGCCGCCATCGCCCAGGCCAGAGAAGTCATTGCCCAGGCCATCACCGCAACAGCCAATCGCTTACGGCAAGGGGGACGACTGTTTTATATTGGGGCCGGAACCAGTGGTCGTTTGGGCGTGTTAGATGCGGCTGAATGTCCCCCCACGTTTTGCAGTCCGCCGGAGATGGTGCAGGGAATTTTGGCGGGTGGGACGGCGGCGTTGATCAAGAGTTCCGAAGCCTTGGAAGATCGGGCTAGGGATGGGGCCGCAGCCATAGATGAGCATCACATTGGCCCCCGAGATGTTGTGGTTGGAATTACGGCCGGGGGAACAACTCCCTATGTTCAAGGCGCAATTACGGCGGCCAATACCCAAAGTGCCCTGACAATTTTCCTGGCCTGTGTCCCCCAATCCCAAGTCTCTACGGATGCCGCCATTGATATTCGCCTCTTAGTTGGCCCAGAACTACTCACCGGATCAACGCGCCTCAAAGCCGGAACTGTGACCAAAATGGTCTTGAATATGCTCTCCACGGGGGTGATGGTGCAACTGGGGAAAGTCTATGGCAATCGGATGGTGGATGTTTCTGTCACCAATAGCAAACTTTTTGACCGGGCCGTGCGCATCATTACGGACTTAACCGGGTTAGAGCGGGAATCAGCGGCAGAACTCCTGCGCAAAAGTGATCAACGGGTTAAAGTAGCCCTGTTAATGCACTGGACAAATTTAGACCGAGAGGCAACCCAGGCCCTGCTCGATCACCACCATGGCCAACTCCGCCCGGCCCTGAATGCCTTTCAAGTCAGCCAGTCTTAA
- a CDS encoding RNA methyltransferase, with the protein MSPLGQIKIVLVEPAGALNVGSVARVMKNMGLGQLVLVNPRCDPLGEQARLMAVHGAEILETAQIVEDLPTALIGCSQIMATVGRDLDTDIPLETPRQALPDLLRCPAAIIFGREDHGLTNQEVMLAQRLIQIPTSSTYPSLNLAQAVGVCCYELWQAQADQSALGREQSGQSPSTASFEDLEGFYGHWQSLLLKIGYLYPHTAPSRMAKLRGLVNRSQPTAAEIALLRGMLRQVSWAIEHLPSQR; encoded by the coding sequence ATGTCTCCTTTAGGTCAAATTAAGATTGTCTTGGTTGAACCGGCTGGGGCCTTGAATGTGGGGTCTGTGGCCCGAGTAATGAAAAACATGGGCCTGGGGCAGTTGGTCTTGGTTAATCCCCGTTGTGATCCCTTGGGAGAGCAGGCTCGCTTAATGGCGGTTCATGGGGCTGAAATTCTAGAAACGGCCCAGATTGTCGAAGATTTACCCACTGCTCTCATCGGTTGTTCCCAGATTATGGCTACGGTGGGGCGAGATCTGGATACGGACATTCCTCTGGAGACCCCCCGCCAAGCCTTGCCGGATCTTCTCCGTTGTCCAGCCGCGATTATATTTGGGCGCGAGGATCATGGCCTCACCAATCAAGAAGTAATGCTGGCTCAACGTCTGATCCAAATTCCCACGAGTTCAACCTACCCATCCTTGAATCTAGCCCAGGCCGTGGGCGTATGTTGTTATGAGTTATGGCAAGCTCAGGCAGACCAGTCGGCACTTGGACGTGAGCAGTCGGGCCAATCACCTTCAACGGCTTCCTTTGAGGACTTAGAGGGATTTTATGGCCATTGGCAATCACTCCTGCTGAAAATCGGTTATCTTTATCCCCATACTGCCCCTAGTCGGATGGCAAAATTACGGGGCCTGGTCAACCGGAGCCAACCCACGGCAGCAGAAATTGCCCTCTTGCGGGGGATGTTGCGACAAGTTTCCTGGGCCATTGAGCACCTGCCAAGCCAGCGTTAA
- a CDS encoding serine hydrolase, with translation MAKPSPRQNRRFQQAKVRQSPASPRPPLSATTTQAHPKSTRPPQNKIKSRPKSNIVSFPTKHIQAPSPADTPRKPQTLWSLILKFGIVATALTAMAGTGLSVLKPELKAQTETTPAALAQLDLPELSPLPPEKPLTQVEKTIQNWFAGKKQLQGGAYFLNLTTGNSVNVDGTQIVAAASTIKVPVLVALFQALDRGEITLEEPLTMRPDLVAGEAGTMQYQKPGTKFSTLETAELMISISDNTATNMLIDRLGGATILNDQFVQWGLEHTVIHNPLPDMEGTNTTTPKDLAILMARIAQGDLVSTTSREKLLGIMRTTVTNTLLPQGLGPGAKIAHKTGDIGTFVGDAGLIEMPNGQQYVAGIMVKRPYNDPQGTELIRQISRLTYQAYSRVNPSHQ, from the coding sequence ATGGCCAAACCGTCCCCTCGCCAGAATCGTCGTTTCCAACAGGCCAAAGTCCGTCAATCTCCTGCTTCTCCCCGTCCCCCCCTGTCTGCTACAACGACTCAAGCGCACCCCAAATCTACCCGCCCCCCCCAAAACAAGATAAAATCTCGGCCCAAAAGCAACATTGTTAGTTTTCCGACTAAACACATCCAGGCCCCAAGTCCAGCCGACACCCCCCGCAAACCGCAAACCCTTTGGAGCTTAATCTTAAAATTCGGAATTGTGGCCACTGCGTTGACGGCTATGGCTGGAACTGGACTCTCGGTTCTAAAACCAGAACTCAAGGCCCAAACCGAAACCACTCCAGCGGCATTAGCTCAGTTAGATCTTCCCGAATTGTCCCCATTACCCCCGGAAAAACCCTTGACCCAGGTGGAGAAAACGATCCAGAACTGGTTTGCCGGTAAAAAACAACTCCAAGGTGGGGCCTATTTCTTGAACTTAACCACCGGGAACAGTGTCAATGTTGACGGAACTCAGATTGTCGCAGCGGCAAGTACGATTAAAGTCCCAGTCTTAGTCGCTCTATTCCAGGCCCTCGACCGTGGTGAAATTACCCTTGAGGAACCCTTAACCATGCGGCCGGATTTAGTTGCCGGAGAAGCAGGGACGATGCAATATCAAAAGCCAGGGACAAAATTTTCCACCCTCGAAACTGCCGAATTGATGATTTCTATCAGCGATAACACAGCCACGAATATGTTGATTGACCGCCTTGGTGGAGCCACGATCTTGAATGATCAATTTGTCCAATGGGGCCTGGAGCATACGGTCATTCATAACCCTTTACCCGATATGGAAGGCACAAATACCACTACCCCCAAAGACCTTGCGATTCTGATGGCCCGGATTGCCCAAGGGGATTTAGTTTCCACAACCAGCCGCGAAAAACTCCTGGGGATTATGCGGACAACGGTGACGAATACGCTCCTTCCACAGGGCCTGGGGCCGGGTGCGAAAATTGCCCACAAAACCGGGGATATTGGCACGTTTGTCGGGGATGCTGGCCTAATTGAAATGCCCAATGGTCAACAATATGTGGCAGGGATTATGGTTAAACGTCCCTACAATGACCCCCAAGGTACAGAGCTAATTCGGCAAATTTCCCGTCTCACCTACCAGGCCTATAGTCGGGTCAACCCATCCCATCAATAA
- the glnA gene encoding type I glutamate--ammonia ligase, protein MAETAQEVLKYIEDNNIELIDLKFVDLFGIWQHCTFHKSLIDEDSFVNTGGVAFDGSSIKGWKSIQASDMAMVPDPTTAWMDPFMEIPTLSMVCTIVDPRTQQLYERDPRSIAQKAVDYLIASGVGDKVYCGPEPEFFIFDEVRYKQSGHEAYFFIDSDEGPWNSGKEGGVGYTIGKKRGYFPVSPSDGLQDIRTEMLLTMAKCGVPIEKHHHEVAAGGQCELGIRFSDLVHAADYVMTYKYVVKNVARKYGKTATFMPKPIYDDNGTGMHSHMSIWNNGQPLFAGDKYAGLSQTALWFIGGLIKHAKSLLAFTNPTVNSYKRLVPGFEAPVNLAYSAGNRSASIRIPLSGSNPKAKRLEFRCPDASSNPYLTFSAMLCAGLDGIKNQIDPGEPLDVDIYEMDPAELAKIPKAPANLGEALLNLEKDHEFLTAGGVFPEDFIYNWVAMKMEGEVKPLSKLPHPYEFELYFDC, encoded by the coding sequence ATGGCAGAAACCGCACAAGAAGTCCTTAAGTACATTGAGGATAACAATATTGAGTTAATTGACTTAAAGTTTGTTGACTTGTTTGGGATTTGGCAGCACTGCACCTTCCACAAAAGCTTAATTGACGAAGATTCTTTTGTGAATACGGGTGGTGTCGCCTTTGACGGTTCAAGTATCAAGGGTTGGAAGTCGATTCAAGCTTCGGATATGGCGATGGTCCCCGACCCAACCACAGCCTGGATGGATCCTTTCATGGAAATTCCCACCCTAAGCATGGTTTGTACCATTGTTGATCCTCGTACCCAGCAACTCTATGAACGGGATCCCCGCTCCATTGCCCAAAAAGCGGTGGATTATTTAATTGCCTCTGGAGTTGGTGACAAGGTCTATTGTGGGCCTGAGCCAGAGTTCTTCATTTTTGATGAAGTCCGCTACAAGCAATCCGGCCATGAAGCCTACTTCTTTATTGATTCCGATGAAGGCCCTTGGAACTCCGGTAAAGAAGGTGGTGTGGGTTATACCATCGGTAAAAAACGGGGTTACTTCCCAGTCTCACCTTCTGATGGATTACAGGACATTCGGACGGAAATGCTCCTGACGATGGCTAAATGTGGTGTTCCGATTGAAAAACATCACCATGAAGTGGCAGCCGGTGGTCAGTGCGAGTTGGGGATTCGGTTCTCTGACTTGGTTCACGCTGCGGACTATGTGATGACCTATAAATATGTGGTCAAAAACGTCGCTCGCAAATATGGCAAAACCGCAACCTTCATGCCCAAACCGATCTATGACGACAATGGCACGGGGATGCACAGCCATATGTCCATTTGGAATAACGGTCAACCCCTCTTTGCTGGCGACAAATATGCTGGCTTAAGCCAAACGGCCCTTTGGTTTATCGGTGGCTTGATTAAACACGCTAAGTCTCTCTTGGCCTTTACCAACCCGACGGTTAATTCCTACAAGCGTCTGGTACCTGGCTTTGAAGCTCCTGTCAACTTGGCCTACTCTGCTGGTAATCGTTCCGCTTCGATTCGGATTCCTTTGTCTGGGTCTAATCCCAAGGCCAAACGCTTAGAGTTCCGTTGTCCTGATGCCTCTAGCAATCCTTACCTCACCTTCTCGGCGATGCTCTGCGCTGGCCTGGATGGGATTAAAAATCAGATTGATCCCGGTGAGCCGTTGGATGTGGACATCTATGAGATGGATCCAGCAGAATTAGCTAAAATCCCCAAAGCCCCAGCTAACTTGGGTGAAGCCTTGCTAAACCTGGAAAAAGATCATGAGTTCCTTACCGCTGGTGGTGTTTTCCCAGAAGACTTTATCTATAACTGGGTGGCCATGAAGATGGAAGGTGAAGTCAAGCCCCTGAGCAAACTTCCCCATCCCTATGAGTTTGAACTCTACTTTGACTGCTAA
- the apcB gene encoding allophycocyanin subunit beta, translated as MRDAVTTLIKNYDLTGRYLDRDAVDTLRSYFATGSARVQAAGVINSDAAGIVKEAGSRLFNELPELIQPGGNAYTTRRYATCLRDMDYYLRYATYALVAGDVDVLNERVLEGLRETYNSLGVPIGPTVRGIQIMKEIIQERLSAAGVTVGGLIDQPFDHMSRQLSEISI; from the coding sequence ATGCGGGATGCCGTCACCACTCTGATTAAAAACTATGATTTAACCGGCCGCTACTTGGATCGGGATGCGGTAGATACCTTGCGTTCATATTTTGCTACAGGTTCTGCCCGAGTGCAGGCGGCGGGTGTAATCAACTCGGATGCGGCGGGGATTGTCAAAGAAGCAGGCTCCCGACTTTTCAACGAGTTACCAGAATTAATTCAGCCCGGTGGAAATGCTTACACCACCCGCCGTTATGCCACCTGTTTGCGGGATATGGACTATTATCTTCGCTATGCGACCTATGCTCTAGTGGCTGGGGATGTGGATGTCTTGAATGAGCGGGTTTTGGAAGGTCTGCGGGAAACCTACAATTCCTTGGGCGTGCCCATTGGCCCCACAGTCCGAGGGATTCAGATCATGAAGGAAATTATCCAAGAACGGTTGAGCGCGGCTGGTGTGACGGTTGGTGGTTTAATTGATCAACCCTTTGACCACATGAGTCGGCAACTGAGTGAAATTAGCATTTAA
- a CDS encoding E3 ubiquitin ligase family protein produces MLFISAILLIAAVVLFFVQRHYRLRLRSLKLANLVNSQSIQQLAADVATEIGGGSLREYVKLYGRVKSEHPLISELKQMPCVYYSMQVIREYEERVRSEDSEGRTEWRTERRSDTISSNTQSIPFFLQDAQGTVHIDPEGAGFETIQVLNEFRPEGNSNRLSFGGFSLNLDIAVGSGGGRTLGYRYQESILPLDRQVLIVGEASDQTGELVIGKPQQKGRKFFISLKSEDTLTNHTQNIITYTTLGAIASGVIGILVGILGLVS; encoded by the coding sequence ATGCTTTTTATCTCAGCGATTTTACTGATTGCAGCCGTGGTTTTATTTTTTGTCCAACGCCACTATCGTCTGAGATTACGGAGCCTGAAACTCGCCAACTTGGTTAACAGCCAGAGCATCCAACAACTTGCCGCTGATGTAGCCACGGAAATTGGGGGCGGAAGCCTACGGGAGTATGTCAAGCTCTACGGGCGCGTTAAATCGGAGCATCCTTTAATCTCTGAACTAAAGCAAATGCCCTGTGTGTACTACTCCATGCAAGTGATTCGGGAATATGAAGAACGGGTTCGCTCTGAAGACAGTGAAGGACGGACAGAATGGCGCACAGAACGGCGATCCGACACCATCAGCAGCAACACTCAATCCATTCCCTTTTTCCTCCAAGATGCCCAAGGAACCGTCCATATTGATCCAGAGGGCGCAGGGTTTGAAACCATCCAAGTCCTGAACGAATTTCGCCCAGAAGGTAACAGTAATCGCCTCTCTTTTGGGGGCTTCTCACTCAACCTAGACATTGCTGTAGGTTCCGGGGGAGGCCGCACCCTAGGGTATCGCTATCAGGAATCAATCTTACCTTTGGACAGACAGGTACTCATTGTCGGAGAAGCCAGCGATCAAACTGGAGAATTAGTGATTGGCAAGCCCCAGCAAAAAGGACGTAAGTTTTTTATCTCCCTTAAATCCGAAGATACCTTAACAAACCACACCCAAAACATCATAACCTACACCACCCTTGGGGCCATTGCCAGCGGCGTGATTGGCATATTGGTTGGGATACTGGGCCTGGTATCCTGA
- a CDS encoding FAD-dependent oxidoreductase gives MQTDCCIVGGGPAGVILSLLLARQGIDVTLLEKQRDFDRDFRGDTLHPPTLELLDHLGLATELLQHPHSKLDHLSLQTPGQTIEIVNFRTLKTQFPFVVMIPQATVLDFLIQKAQAYPNFHLELGANVQELIQLDGQVQGVKYRQAGEMHEITALLTVAADGRFSQLRQLLGLQPIASSPPMDVLWFRVPRLVGDETIGVEIRTGGGKMLVVLERLDHWQLGLTIPKGSYQALRHQGITAVHEVVTQLAPELGGERLKDLQHWSDIAFLSVESNYLKQWSVPGLVLIGDAAHVMSPVAGVGINYAIQDAMACAKYLTQPLKSGQITTQDLAAIQKQRFLPVRLIQTLQAVIQKQIISPALQPGQSVTPPLLLKLPLVKQLLAQVLSYGLWPVQLEN, from the coding sequence ATGCAAACAGATTGCTGCATTGTTGGCGGTGGGCCGGCTGGGGTAATTCTTAGTTTACTTTTGGCCCGCCAAGGGATAGATGTGACGCTCCTAGAAAAGCAACGGGACTTTGACCGCGATTTTCGCGGGGATACCCTCCATCCACCCACCCTGGAACTGCTGGATCACCTGGGCCTGGCGACAGAATTGTTGCAGCATCCCCATAGCAAGCTGGATCATCTTTCCCTGCAAACCCCAGGCCAGACAATAGAAATTGTCAATTTCCGCACCTTAAAAACTCAGTTTCCCTTTGTGGTGATGATTCCCCAGGCCACGGTCTTAGATTTTCTGATCCAAAAAGCCCAAGCCTATCCCAACTTTCACCTTGAATTAGGGGCTAATGTGCAAGAACTGATCCAACTTGATGGCCAAGTCCAAGGGGTAAAATATCGCCAGGCCGGGGAGATGCACGAAATTACAGCGTTGTTAACTGTGGCGGCGGATGGGCGTTTTTCCCAACTCCGGCAATTATTGGGCCTGCAACCCATCGCGAGTTCTCCGCCGATGGATGTCCTCTGGTTCCGAGTCCCGCGTCTGGTTGGGGATGAGACGATTGGCGTGGAAATTCGCACAGGTGGCGGCAAAATGCTAGTGGTTTTAGAGCGGCTGGATCACTGGCAACTGGGCTTAACAATTCCTAAGGGTAGCTACCAGGCCTTGCGACATCAGGGCATTACAGCAGTGCATGAGGTGGTTACTCAACTGGCTCCAGAATTGGGTGGTGAGCGGCTCAAAGATTTACAGCATTGGTCAGATATTGCCTTCTTATCAGTTGAATCTAATTACTTAAAACAGTGGTCTGTCCCCGGCCTGGTTTTAATTGGGGATGCGGCCCATGTCATGTCTCCCGTAGCGGGGGTGGGGATTAACTACGCCATTCAAGATGCGATGGCCTGTGCTAAATACCTGACGCAACCCCTCAAATCTGGGCAGATTACCACCCAAGACTTAGCGGCCATCCAAAAACAGCGGTTTCTCCCCGTGCGTCTGATTCAAACCCTCCAAGCCGTGATTCAAAAACAAATTATCTCCCCTGCCCTCCAACCTGGCCAAAGCGTTACGCCGCCCTTGCTGCTCAAATTGCCCTTGGTGAAGCAACTATTGGCCCAAGTTCTCAGTTATGGCCTTTGGCCTGTCCAGCTAGAAAACTAA
- a CDS encoding RNA recognition motif domain-containing protein, whose product MSIRLYVGNLPRETSREELDSLLTSEVGDIGSAKLITDRKTGKCRGFGFVTVETEDQADTVIEKLNGFVFKENTLKLEKANDKPKAEEDSAQPSEASANPRPSGNRRPSNNNKAKNRRPQANNNGQDVEFTSNSTGDFAPDPRWAGELAKLKEMLLAQASSK is encoded by the coding sequence ATGTCTATTCGTTTATATGTTGGTAATTTGCCCCGGGAAACCAGTCGGGAAGAGTTAGATTCATTACTCACATCAGAAGTGGGCGATATTGGTTCTGCCAAGTTGATTACGGATCGCAAAACAGGCAAATGTCGCGGCTTTGGCTTTGTGACTGTGGAAACGGAAGATCAAGCTGATACGGTGATTGAAAAATTGAATGGTTTTGTGTTTAAGGAAAATACCCTCAAGCTGGAGAAAGCCAACGACAAACCTAAGGCGGAAGAAGACTCTGCCCAACCCAGTGAAGCCTCTGCTAATCCTCGCCCCAGTGGTAATCGCCGCCCCAGCAACAACAACAAGGCTAAAAATCGCCGTCCCCAAGCCAACAACAATGGTCAAGATGTGGAATTTACCAGTAACAGTACAGGTGATTTTGCTCCCGATCCCCGTTGGGCCGGTGAATTAGCCAAATTAAAGGAAATGCTCCTTGCCCAGGCCAGTAGTAAGTAG